From the genome of Prevotella herbatica, one region includes:
- a CDS encoding N-acetylmuramoyl-L-alanine amidase-like domain-containing protein: MKKVIVGLFLLLFACQLNAVSYTKADSIRVTKLLAEGLRQNKNTNMMIYFARRLKGVPYVAKTLEVNPTEQLIVNLRQLDCTTYVENVLALTLCIKKSSVSFNDFCRNLQKIRYDRGNIEYTSRLHYFSNWIANNARNGFVTEVQKNSSPFTAIQTVNTNYMTNHVESYPMLMEHPEWIRSISVMEKELSGKRYRYIPKNMISNTNLCRNIIKDGNIIAILTSKAGLDTSHIGIAVWHNDGLHLLNASQIRKNVVEESMTLHDYMKQHPSQIGIRVIRVR, translated from the coding sequence ATGAAAAAAGTTATCGTTGGCTTATTCTTGCTTCTTTTTGCTTGTCAATTAAATGCTGTAAGCTATACAAAGGCAGATAGCATAAGAGTTACAAAATTGCTTGCAGAAGGATTACGCCAAAATAAGAACACCAATATGATGATTTATTTTGCACGAAGACTTAAAGGTGTGCCTTATGTAGCAAAGACATTGGAAGTAAATCCTACAGAACAGTTGATTGTAAACTTACGACAATTAGATTGTACTACATACGTAGAAAATGTATTAGCATTGACACTATGCATAAAGAAATCATCGGTTAGTTTTAACGACTTTTGCCGAAATCTTCAAAAGATAAGATATGATAGAGGTAATATTGAATATACCTCTCGCCTACACTATTTTTCTAATTGGATAGCTAATAATGCAAGGAATGGCTTTGTTACAGAAGTTCAAAAGAACAGTTCACCTTTCACAGCTATTCAGACAGTGAATACAAACTATATGACAAATCATGTTGAAAGTTATCCTATGCTGATGGAACATCCTGAATGGATTAGAAGTATTAGTGTTATGGAAAAAGAACTTTCTGGTAAAAGATATAGATATATTCCTAAGAACATGATTTCTAATACAAATTTGTGTAGAAACATAATTAAGGATGGTAATATCATAGCCATATTGACATCAAAGGCTGGACTTGATACAAGTCATATTGGTATTGCAGTATGGCATAATGACGGACTGCATCTGCTAAATGCAAGTCAGATTAGAAAAAATGTAGTTGAAGAATCAATGACGCTGCATGATTATATGAAACAGCATCCATCGCAAATAGGAATAAGAGTTATAAGAGTAAGATAA
- a CDS encoding DUF4421 domain-containing protein, whose amino-acid sequence MALRKYIFIFAFFILQVQQVYAANSGDNFSDSIVSDSTQLPAKKCGKHLKNSFLDRLYDIAKDFSRIDTNYIEPQHYNYAFMLQNTNTYEIYRLQTGKNMTVTFKPDLNVKFGPYFGWRWIFLGYTLDVSHIGGSNNKHEFDVSLYSNQIGLDVFYRTSGNDYHISNLTLDKKNDTRNIEGASFSGLKSSIRGFNLYYITNHHKFSYPAAYSQSTCQRISAGSLLFGIGYTSQKLSVDWEALAETMNKYLGKEITESVFDSSLVKGEVNYDDLSLQFGYGYNWVFARNFLFNASLSLALAYKHSSGDSDHKSFTFRDFNFDNFNIDGVARFGIVWNNTKWYIGSSAILHAYNYHKSNFYTNSVFGSLNFYIGFNFGHKKS is encoded by the coding sequence TTGGCTTTGAGAAAATATATATTTATATTTGCTTTCTTCATTCTGCAAGTCCAACAAGTTTATGCCGCCAACAGCGGCGATAACTTCTCCGACTCAATTGTTTCAGACAGTACGCAACTGCCTGCAAAAAAATGTGGAAAGCATTTAAAGAATAGTTTTCTCGATCGTCTTTATGATATAGCAAAAGATTTTTCTCGCATAGACACTAATTATATTGAACCACAACATTATAATTATGCTTTTATGCTTCAAAACACCAACACCTATGAGATATATAGGCTTCAAACCGGTAAAAATATGACGGTGACGTTTAAGCCAGATTTGAATGTGAAGTTTGGACCATATTTTGGATGGCGTTGGATTTTTCTTGGTTATACTCTGGACGTATCACATATAGGCGGTTCAAACAACAAACACGAATTTGATGTAAGCCTTTATAGCAATCAAATAGGATTAGATGTATTTTATAGAACATCAGGGAACGACTATCACATTAGCAATTTGACTCTTGATAAAAAAAATGACACAAGAAATATTGAGGGTGCATCTTTTAGTGGCTTGAAATCAAGTATAAGAGGATTTAATCTTTATTACATAACAAATCATCATAAGTTCTCATATCCAGCTGCATATAGTCAAAGCACATGCCAGCGCATTAGTGCAGGTTCACTGCTCTTCGGTATTGGATATACTAGTCAAAAGCTAAGTGTTGATTGGGAGGCTTTGGCCGAAACCATGAATAAATATCTTGGCAAAGAAATAACAGAATCCGTTTTCGATAGTTCTCTTGTTAAAGGTGAAGTTAATTACGATGATTTATCATTGCAATTTGGATATGGATATAATTGGGTTTTTGCAAGAAACTTTCTTTTTAATGCATCACTTTCATTGGCGTTAGCATATAAACATTCAAGTGGAGATTCTGACCATAAGAGTTTTACCTTCCGTGATTTCAATTTTGACAATTTCAATATCGACGGAGTTGCACGTTTTGGAATCGTTTGGAATAATACAAAATGGTATATAGGATCAAGCGCCATCCTACACGCATATAACTACCACAAATCGAATTTCTACACTAACAGCGTATTTGGAAGTCTGAATTTTTATATAGGATTCAATTTCGGACACAAGAAAAGCTAA
- a CDS encoding Gfo/Idh/MocA family protein has translation MKLISWGFIGCGEVTEKKSGPAFNEVDGSHVEAVMSRSESKARSYAERHNIPKWYTDAQELVDDPNINAIYIATPPSSHATFAIMAMKAGKPVYVEKPLAASYEDCARINRISEQTGVPCFVAYYRRYLPYFKRVRDIINNGIIGEVTNVQVRFSVPPRYLDYNSHETLPWRLQPDIAGGGYFYDLAPHQLDILQDLFGVITRAHGYCANRAHLYKAEDTISACFLFESGLPGCGSWCFVGHQSAKEDCIEIIGDKGSVSFSVFNYDPIRLVTSDGNMNIVVPNPPYVQLPIIKSVIEDLQGFGACTCTSVSATPVNWVMDRILGKL, from the coding sequence ATGAAGTTAATAAGTTGGGGATTTATTGGTTGTGGTGAGGTTACCGAGAAAAAATCGGGGCCAGCTTTCAATGAAGTTGATGGTTCACATGTCGAAGCTGTCATGAGTCGCAGTGAGTCTAAAGCTCGTTCTTATGCAGAGAGGCATAATATACCGAAATGGTATACTGATGCACAAGAGCTAGTGGATGATCCAAACATAAATGCTATCTACATTGCTACACCTCCTTCAAGTCATGCTACATTTGCTATAATGGCTATGAAAGCAGGAAAACCTGTATATGTAGAAAAGCCACTTGCTGCCAGCTATGAGGATTGTGCGCGTATAAACAGAATTAGCGAACAGACAGGTGTACCATGTTTCGTAGCATATTATCGCCGCTATTTACCATATTTTAAACGTGTAAGGGATATTATCAATAATGGAATAATAGGTGAAGTAACGAATGTACAGGTTAGATTCTCTGTTCCACCACGCTATTTAGACTATAATAGTCATGAGACACTTCCTTGGCGTTTACAGCCAGATATTGCGGGAGGCGGATACTTTTATGACTTAGCTCCTCACCAATTAGACATTCTTCAAGATTTATTCGGAGTAATTACCCGTGCTCATGGCTATTGCGCAAATCGTGCCCATTTATATAAAGCTGAAGATACTATTAGTGCATGCTTCTTGTTTGAGAGCGGTCTACCAGGTTGTGGATCATGGTGTTTTGTAGGGCATCAAAGTGCAAAAGAAGATTGCATTGAAATAATAGGAGACAAAGGTTCAGTGTCTTTTTCCGTATTCAATTATGACCCTATTAGATTGGTTACAAGTGATGGAAATATGAATATTGTTGTTCCTAATCCTCCTTATGTTCAATTACCTATTATAAAATCTGTGATAGAAGACCTTCAGGGCTTTGGGGCGTGCACATGTACAAGTGTTAGTGCAACTCCTGTGAATTGGGTTATGGATAGAATATTAGGAAAACTATAA
- the yihA gene encoding ribosome biogenesis GTP-binding protein YihA/YsxC, which translates to MEIKKSEFVISAPLVSKCPTDDKPEYAFIGRSNVGKSSLINMLCNNKKLAKTSSTPGKTLLINHFIINNEWYIVDLPGYGFAKHSKSIKQRLEKMISSYILQREQLVNVFVLIDVRHEQQKIDREFIDWLGESNVPFTIVFTKSDKLGPGKARQNAQDWMNKLKDRWESLPPYFITSSEKKNGRDEVLDYIDGINKNL; encoded by the coding sequence ATGGAAATAAAGAAATCAGAATTTGTAATATCAGCACCTTTGGTGAGTAAATGTCCAACGGATGATAAGCCTGAATACGCATTTATCGGAAGATCAAATGTCGGAAAATCAAGCCTAATAAACATGCTTTGCAACAACAAAAAACTTGCGAAGACGTCATCTACTCCAGGAAAGACATTACTGATAAACCATTTTATTATTAATAATGAATGGTATATTGTTGACTTGCCAGGGTACGGATTTGCAAAACATTCAAAATCTATAAAGCAGAGATTGGAAAAAATGATTTCGTCATATATATTGCAACGTGAACAATTAGTTAATGTTTTTGTACTTATTGATGTAAGACATGAACAGCAAAAAATAGATCGTGAGTTTATTGACTGGCTTGGTGAAAGTAATGTGCCTTTTACTATAGTATTTACAAAGTCAGATAAGTTGGGACCAGGAAAGGCAAGACAGAACGCCCAGGATTGGATGAATAAATTGAAAGACAGATGGGAAAGTCTTCCGCCATATTTCATAACATCTTCTGAAAAGAAAAATGGAAGAGATGAAGTACTTGATTACATTGACGGAATAAATAAAAATTTATAA
- the abc-f gene encoding ribosomal protection-like ABC-F family protein gives MAQIPYLDVQNLTKSFGSQVLFDNISFSVSEGQKVGLVAKNGTGKSTLLSILTDKEGKDSGSIIYKNDIKIGYLEQSPKFNHDESVLEACFNHDNSEERIIKYKQILTQLKIKNFEQPMGQLSGGQQKRVALANVLITEPNFIIMDEPTNHLDLEMIEWLEGYLNRGNKTLLMVTHDRFFLDRVCNTILELDNEQIYIYRGNYSYYLEKRQERIDNTRSEIARANNLYRSELEWMRRMPQARGHKAKYREDAFDDLQAKAKQRIEDRQMRLKAGNVYIGSKIFECQYVSKAWNENEVILKDFYYNFARFEKMGIVGNNGTGKSTFIKMLLGEVKPDSGKFDIGETVRFGYFSQQGMKFDDQQKVIDVITDIAEDIDLGKGRHMTASQFLQYFMFTPEQQYNYVYKLSGGERRKLYLCEVLMTNPNFLVLDEPTNDLDIQTLQIFEEYLQDFPGCVIVVSHDRYFMDKAVDHLLVFKGNGVVKDFPGNYTQYREWEGLKAKEDDKAENKNKEQKSDYHNVTKRKMSFKENMEFKRLGEEIEQLENEQKLLEEELCSGTLSVDELTEKSKRLPIIKDELDEKGMRWLELSELS, from the coding sequence ATGGCACAAATACCATATCTTGACGTACAGAATTTGACAAAGAGTTTTGGCTCGCAAGTGTTGTTTGATAATATATCATTTTCTGTAAGCGAGGGTCAGAAGGTAGGACTTGTTGCAAAAAATGGAACAGGCAAGTCTACCCTGTTGTCAATATTGACAGATAAAGAAGGTAAGGATTCAGGAAGTATCATCTATAAGAATGACATTAAGATTGGTTATTTGGAGCAGAGTCCTAAATTCAATCATGATGAGAGTGTACTTGAAGCTTGTTTTAATCATGATAATTCTGAAGAAAGAATAATTAAATACAAGCAGATTCTCACACAATTAAAAATTAAGAATTTCGAGCAACCGATGGGACAGCTCAGCGGAGGTCAACAAAAGCGTGTTGCCTTAGCAAATGTGCTCATCACTGAACCGAATTTCATTATTATGGATGAACCTACTAACCATTTGGATCTTGAAATGATTGAATGGTTGGAAGGATATCTAAATAGAGGTAACAAAACGTTGCTAATGGTTACCCATGACCGATTTTTTCTTGACAGAGTATGCAATACGATATTGGAATTAGATAATGAGCAGATTTACATATACCGTGGAAATTATAGCTATTATCTTGAAAAAAGACAAGAGAGAATCGATAATACTAGGAGCGAAATAGCCAGAGCCAATAATCTTTATAGAAGTGAATTGGAATGGATGAGAAGGATGCCGCAAGCTCGTGGGCATAAAGCGAAATATCGTGAAGATGCTTTTGATGATTTACAGGCTAAAGCCAAACAGCGCATCGAAGACCGACAAATGAGATTAAAAGCTGGCAATGTTTATATTGGCTCAAAGATTTTTGAATGTCAATATGTAAGCAAGGCATGGAATGAGAATGAAGTAATTCTTAAGGACTTTTATTACAATTTCGCACGATTTGAAAAAATGGGAATTGTTGGTAATAATGGTACCGGCAAATCTACATTTATAAAGATGCTTCTTGGTGAGGTAAAACCAGATAGTGGAAAATTTGATATTGGTGAGACGGTGAGATTTGGATATTTCTCGCAACAAGGAATGAAATTTGATGATCAGCAAAAAGTAATTGATGTCATCACAGATATAGCTGAAGATATAGATCTAGGTAAAGGACGTCACATGACTGCGAGCCAATTCTTGCAATATTTCATGTTTACACCCGAACAGCAATATAATTATGTGTATAAACTTAGTGGTGGTGAAAGAAGAAAACTGTATTTGTGTGAAGTTCTTATGACAAATCCAAACTTCTTAGTCTTGGATGAGCCAACAAACGATCTTGATATTCAGACTTTGCAAATATTTGAAGAATATCTTCAAGACTTTCCAGGATGTGTCATTGTTGTGAGTCATGATAGATATTTTATGGATAAGGCTGTTGATCATTTACTAGTTTTTAAAGGCAATGGCGTGGTTAAGGATTTTCCGGGAAACTATACTCAATATAGAGAATGGGAAGGTCTGAAAGCTAAAGAAGATGATAAGGCTGAAAACAAAAATAAAGAGCAAAAATCAGATTATCACAATGTTACTAAGCGTAAAATGAGTTTCAAGGAAAACATGGAATTCAAACGTCTTGGCGAAGAGATTGAACAGCTGGAGAATGAACAAAAGCTGTTGGAAGAAGAACTTTGTTCTGGTACTCTTAGCGTGGATGAACTGACAGAAAAGAGTAAGCGCTTGCCAATCATAAAAGATGAGCTTGATGAAAAAGGAATGCGCTGGCTTGAATTATCCGAACTCAGCTAA
- a CDS encoding DUF5932 domain-containing protein: MDNFKIIIVEDVPLELKGTEGIIRNDIPEAQIIGTAENEATYWKLLKVQMPDLVLLDLGLGGSTTVGVEICRHTKETYPNIKVLIFTGEILNEKLWVDVLDAGCDGIILKSGELLTRGDVSSVMNGKKLVFNQPILEKIVSKFMESVKNQIMRQEAFVDYEIDEYDERFLRHLALGYTKEQITNLRGMPFGVKSLEKRQNELVQKLFPNGNGKVGVNATRLVVRAIELRIIDIDNIYPDEE, translated from the coding sequence ATGGATAATTTTAAAATCATAATTGTTGAGGATGTACCTCTTGAACTAAAAGGTACAGAAGGTATTATTCGTAATGATATTCCTGAAGCTCAGATTATCGGTACGGCTGAAAATGAGGCAACTTACTGGAAGCTTCTAAAAGTACAAATGCCAGATTTGGTTCTTTTGGATTTAGGATTAGGTGGAAGTACGACTGTTGGCGTTGAAATTTGCCGACACACAAAAGAAACTTATCCCAACATAAAGGTTCTTATTTTCACAGGTGAAATACTTAACGAAAAGCTCTGGGTTGATGTTCTGGACGCAGGATGTGATGGTATTATTCTAAAAAGCGGCGAACTTCTTACTAGGGGGGATGTTTCTAGCGTAATGAACGGTAAAAAACTCGTTTTTAATCAGCCAATACTTGAAAAGATTGTTTCAAAATTCATGGAAAGTGTGAAAAATCAAATCATGAGACAAGAAGCATTTGTTGATTATGAAATTGATGAATACGATGAACGTTTTCTACGCCACCTTGCACTTGGATATACAAAAGAGCAAATAACAAACTTACGTGGAATGCCTTTTGGAGTGAAAAGTTTGGAAAAACGCCAAAACGAATTGGTACAGAAATTATTTCCAAATGGCAATGGTAAGGTTGGTGTGAATGCGACTCGTCTTGTTGTTCGTGCAATTGAATTAAGAATTATAGATATAGACAATATTTACCCTGATGAGGAATAA
- a CDS encoding sensor histidine kinase — protein MLICIGSLFCFSACSPSNKDEVDLLNTKSYAFHYRNLDSTYTYARKAFLLSDGYPEGKAEALNNLAFVSTIRMNYSGAYKLLKNIAGYTDNQIELLIADVQCMRLCQRQSRNKDFYSYRENALRKMRRIDEEKKELTDRQIMRLTYATTEFHIINSTYFYYVGLKNQSADALKKIDPFGPIQKDTAQLLSYFYNIGSGGIITKGTSKNISQEEFDYLMRCYILSKRYHYPFWEANSMQAISEHLQEPEMRKYLIANNLPDIKYVNTDYMPDSLLAGNLAQRSLNIFIKYGDVYQIAGSYRTLAQCYWQIKDYNSAITCLNNALYVNPIIERAPDLVSSIREQLSLAYSAIDNKSLSDYNRNIYLDIQEKTRQDRLLEARAEQLDKSSSTLNIMILAVVMMIILVLVLLFIFDRMRQKSDKNFSISSLLKPLRQWQYDEEQSIKQRKETYEDISEKIQIENLHLSNNNKRNLEQRAKISLVNSILPFINRIINEIKCLESRDESEEIRKYRYTYISELTDKIIDYNNILTHWIQLRQGQLSMHIESFRLQSLFDIVGNGSMGFSLKGIDLIIKPTEAIVKADKTLTLFMINTLADNARKFTPPTGKVIIAGEEHDEYVEISILDTGEGMTEDEIAHIFEHKTIIDEKLEDGQKAEMSHGFGLMNCKGIIERYHKISQIFSVCSIYAESKKGQGSRFAFRLPKGIMRTLLLISICFSSLSSFAAKDVNLAVAEKYADSAYYSNIKRTYPKTLIYSNLCRHYLNKYYKSKYINGRDTMKYIGSETLPAEIAWFRSHLKTSYDVILDIRNETAVAALALHLWDVYHYNNRLYTQLFRERSADNTLGEYVIVMQKSENNKNVAIILLIIMLVSIFPAYYFLYYRHRLYYRLCLEKVNNINNVLLSDIDSSNKLDKIIKIWNDANKLLKASDSQLNDVVKKIESALLISLEEDKKQTVSTEAAVDELRKLEYENERLHISNNVLDNCLSTLKHETMYYPSRIRQLVDSQEDNLNAISETANYYRQLYTLLSLQAMRQLDANIKIDEALIKYLFDLLKKLSGEKTIEKNILTRDNNYVSIKITLPSLQLDAKQCAELFTPASVNIEYMICRQIVREIGEATNLRGCGIQAANNVSSGVDIELKLPSKLNII, from the coding sequence ATGCTTATATGCATAGGAAGCCTTTTCTGTTTTTCAGCATGTTCACCATCAAATAAGGATGAGGTAGATTTGCTGAATACAAAATCTTACGCCTTTCATTACAGAAATCTAGACTCAACATATACTTACGCACGAAAAGCTTTTTTACTTTCAGACGGCTATCCTGAAGGCAAAGCTGAAGCTTTGAATAATTTAGCTTTCGTCAGTACGATTCGTATGAATTACAGCGGAGCGTACAAACTACTAAAAAACATCGCAGGTTATACAGACAATCAAATTGAGTTACTAATTGCAGATGTTCAATGCATGCGTCTTTGCCAAAGACAGTCACGTAATAAGGACTTTTATTCATATCGTGAAAATGCATTGCGCAAAATGAGACGAATTGATGAAGAAAAGAAAGAATTGACAGATCGCCAAATAATGCGTCTGACTTATGCTACTACTGAATTTCATATTATCAATTCAACTTATTTCTACTATGTAGGATTAAAAAATCAATCTGCAGATGCTCTGAAGAAAATTGATCCATTCGGCCCGATACAAAAAGATACGGCACAATTATTATCATATTTTTATAATATAGGATCAGGAGGAATTATAACAAAAGGTACTAGTAAGAACATCAGCCAAGAAGAATTTGACTATTTAATGCGCTGTTATATTCTTTCAAAAAGATATCATTATCCATTTTGGGAAGCTAACTCTATGCAAGCAATAAGTGAACATCTTCAAGAACCTGAAATGAGAAAATATCTTATTGCAAATAATCTTCCAGATATTAAATACGTCAACACAGATTACATGCCGGATTCTCTTTTGGCAGGAAATTTGGCTCAACGTTCTTTAAATATTTTTATTAAATATGGTGATGTTTACCAAATTGCCGGTTCATATAGAACACTTGCTCAATGTTATTGGCAGATAAAAGATTATAATTCGGCCATCACCTGCCTTAATAATGCATTATATGTAAATCCAATTATTGAAAGAGCCCCGGATTTAGTATCTTCTATTAGAGAACAATTGTCGCTAGCATATTCTGCTATTGATAATAAGTCATTAAGTGATTACAATAGAAACATATACCTTGATATACAGGAAAAGACACGCCAAGATAGATTATTAGAAGCTCGTGCTGAGCAATTGGATAAATCTTCTTCAACACTGAATATAATGATTTTAGCTGTTGTAATGATGATTATCCTTGTGCTAGTTTTATTATTCATATTTGACAGAATGCGCCAAAAAAGTGATAAGAATTTTTCTATTAGCAGCCTACTTAAACCGTTACGACAATGGCAATATGATGAAGAACAAAGTATCAAACAGCGCAAAGAAACCTATGAGGATATCTCAGAAAAAATTCAAATTGAGAATTTACACCTTTCAAACAACAATAAACGTAATCTTGAACAACGCGCTAAAATATCATTAGTAAACAGTATTTTGCCATTTATTAATAGAATAATTAATGAGATAAAATGCCTTGAATCTCGTGACGAGTCTGAAGAAATACGCAAATATAGATATACATATATAAGCGAATTAACAGATAAAATTATTGACTACAATAATATCCTTACACATTGGATACAACTCCGCCAAGGTCAACTTAGCATGCATATTGAAAGTTTTAGATTGCAATCGTTGTTTGACATTGTCGGTAACGGAAGTATGGGATTCAGTCTAAAAGGAATTGATTTAATCATCAAACCAACGGAAGCTATCGTTAAAGCAGATAAAACCCTAACTCTGTTTATGATTAACACTCTTGCCGATAATGCCAGAAAGTTTACACCGCCAACAGGAAAGGTTATTATAGCTGGTGAAGAACACGATGAATATGTAGAAATATCAATACTTGATACAGGGGAAGGTATGACAGAGGATGAGATTGCTCATATTTTTGAACATAAGACAATTATTGATGAGAAATTGGAAGATGGTCAAAAGGCAGAAATGTCACATGGTTTTGGATTGATGAATTGCAAAGGTATAATTGAGAGATATCACAAAATCAGTCAAATATTTTCAGTTTGCTCTATTTATGCTGAGAGCAAGAAAGGGCAGGGGAGCCGCTTCGCATTCAGACTTCCTAAAGGTATCATGCGTACATTATTACTAATTAGTATATGTTTTAGTTCACTATCTTCCTTCGCTGCTAAAGACGTGAATCTTGCTGTTGCTGAAAAATATGCTGACAGTGCATATTATAGTAATATAAAAAGGACTTATCCGAAAACATTGATATATTCTAACTTATGCAGACATTACTTAAATAAATATTACAAATCAAAATATATCAATGGAAGAGATACCATGAAATATATTGGCAGTGAGACTCTTCCTGCTGAAATAGCATGGTTTCGATCACATCTTAAGACTAGTTATGACGTGATTCTAGATATAAGAAACGAAACTGCAGTAGCAGCATTAGCTTTGCATTTATGGGATGTATATCATTATAACAATAGATTATATACACAACTATTCCGAGAACGCTCTGCAGATAATACTCTAGGAGAATATGTAATAGTGATGCAAAAATCAGAAAACAACAAAAATGTTGCGATAATATTACTCATAATAATGCTCGTATCTATATTCCCTGCTTATTATTTTCTGTATTATCGACATAGACTTTACTATAGATTATGTCTGGAGAAAGTCAATAATATAAATAATGTTCTGCTTTCTGATATAGATTCTTCTAATAAACTAGACAAGATCATTAAGATATGGAACGACGCAAATAAACTTTTAAAAGCTTCTGATTCGCAGTTGAACGATGTTGTTAAAAAGATAGAAAGCGCATTGCTAATAAGTCTTGAGGAAGACAAAAAACAGACTGTTAGTACAGAGGCCGCTGTTGACGAACTACGCAAGCTAGAGTACGAGAATGAGCGTTTGCATATCAGTAATAATGTTCTTGATAATTGTCTTTCAACCTTGAAACATGAGACAATGTATTATCCTTCAAGAATACGACAACTTGTAGACTCTCAAGAAGACAACCTCAATGCGATAAGTGAGACTGCAAACTATTACAGACAGTTATACACACTACTGAGTTTACAAGCCATGAGGCAGCTTGATGCTAACATTAAAATTGACGAAGCACTAATAAAATATCTATTCGATCTGTTAAAAAAACTTAGTGGTGAAAAAACAATTGAAAAAAATATATTAACTAGGGACAATAACTACGTTAGTATAAAGATTACATTGCCATCTTTGCAACTTGACGCTAAACAATGTGCAGAATTGTTTACGCCAGCATCTGTTAATATTGAATACATGATATGTCGACAGATTGTGAGAGAAATTGGAGAAGCTACTAATTTGCGTGGTTGTGGAATACAGGCTGCAAATAACGTATCCAGTGGAGTAGACATTGAGTTAAAACTCCCCTCTAAACTAAACATTATATAA
- a CDS encoding bifunctional 4-hydroxy-2-oxoglutarate aldolase/2-dehydro-3-deoxy-phosphogluconate aldolase, with translation MAKFNKVQVICAMKETGMVPVFYNSDIDICKNVIKACYEGGVRVFEFTNRGDFAHEIFGELVKWASKDCPELILGAGTVLDAATAALYMQLGANFIVGPNFNPEIAPVCNRRLVPYSPGCGSVSEMSNAQAAGCDVTKVFPAGNVGGPSFVKNVLGPLRWSNIMVTGAVSPDEENLTSWIKAGVLCVGMGSKLFPKETIASGNWQAITDKCKESLGYIAKARN, from the coding sequence ATGGCAAAATTTAATAAAGTACAAGTTATTTGCGCTATGAAAGAAACTGGTATGGTTCCAGTATTCTACAATAGCGATATCGATATATGTAAAAACGTAATAAAGGCTTGTTACGAAGGTGGTGTTCGTGTTTTCGAATTCACTAATCGTGGCGATTTCGCACATGAGATATTTGGTGAGTTAGTGAAATGGGCATCAAAGGATTGTCCAGAACTTATCCTTGGTGCTGGCACCGTTCTTGATGCTGCAACAGCAGCATTATATATGCAACTTGGTGCAAACTTCATTGTTGGACCAAACTTTAATCCAGAAATAGCACCAGTATGTAACCGTCGCCTAGTTCCTTATTCTCCAGGTTGCGGAAGCGTAAGCGAAATGAGTAATGCTCAAGCTGCAGGATGTGATGTGACAAAGGTATTCCCAGCAGGTAATGTTGGTGGTCCTTCATTTGTAAAGAATGTACTGGGGCCACTACGTTGGAGCAATATCATGGTTACAGGAGCTGTATCTCCAGATGAGGAGAATCTTACATCATGGATTAAAGCTGGTGTGCTTTGTGTGGGCATGGGATCTAAATTGTTCCCAAAAGAAACCATTGCATCAGGAAACTGGCAAGCCATAACAGACAAATGTAAAGAATCTTTAGGATATATTGCAAAAGCAAGAAATTAA